The Xenopus laevis strain J_2021 chromosome 5L, Xenopus_laevis_v10.1, whole genome shotgun sequence genome has a segment encoding these proteins:
- the LOC108716100 gene encoding uncharacterized protein LOC108716100, whose protein sequence is MGLLRGFYTMYSTMSQTSDPCTFLLQERDIKEHIETLNYVTEGFNYIKLSLPVCPVSVEKAGYVEDVECGNTLFVQEEIRPVPLLIPTDIRCDGLRCPIPPIEGQLTNREPELSSAIIQEFQLIVPYIETLISDTENGTSVKGIILGFLLPEIFAFLLEFCYGHWSSRKKAEKEKDEAPSEREKEGPQRPALTHDNMEEEFGGTKKKKKQRHSETHDHQGSEKPKSSERITAEEETELKQLLQQFICQCLEGDF, encoded by the exons ATGGGTTTGCTGAGAGGTTTCTATACAATGTACAGCACCATGTCCCAAACATCTGATCCATGTACTTTTCTCTTACAGGAAAGAGATATCAAAGAACATATTGAGACATTGAATTATGTGACTGAAGGATTCAACTAC ATCAAGCTCAGTTTGCCAGTTTGCCCAGTGTCTGTTGAAAAGGCCGGTTATGTAGAGGATGTAGAGTGCGGCAATACCCTGTTTGTACAGGAagagatcagaccagtccctcTGCTGATTCCTACAGACATAAGATGTGAT GGCTTGCGTTGTCCAATTCCTCCTATAGAGGGTCAGCTCACTAACCGAGAGCCAGAGCTGAGTAGCGCCATCATTCAG GAGTTCCAACTAATTGTGCCTTATATTGAGACCCTCATCAGCGATACTGAGAATGGCACTAGTGTGAAAGGAATCATTTTG GGCTTCTTGTTACCAGAAATCTTTGCCTTTCTACTGGAATTCTGTTATGGACACTGGTCCAGCAGAAAgaaggcagaaaaagaaaaagatgaggCCCCTtctgagagagagaaggaagggcCACAACGTCCTGCTCTAACCCATGATAACATGGAGGAAGAATTTGGAggcacaaagaaaaagaaaaaacagcgcCACTCTGAGACTCATGATCACCAAGGCTCAGAGAAACCAAAGAGCAGTGAAAGAATAACGGCAGAAGAGGAGACGGAATTAAAGCAGCTTTTGCAACAGTTCATCTGCCAATGCTTGGAAGGAGATTTCTAA
- the LOC121393581 gene encoding uncharacterized protein LOC121393581, with the protein MRSLIITLFIFTGFLRERDIKEHIETSDYVTKGFNYIKLSLPVCPVSVEKAGYVEDVECGNTLFVQEEIRPVPLLIPTDIRCDGLRCPIPPIEGQLTNREPELSSAIIQEFQLIVPYIETLISDTENGTSVKGIILGFLLPEIFAFLLEFCYGHWSSRKKAEKEKDEAPSEREKEGPQRPALTHDNMEEEFGGTKKKKKQRHSETHDHQGSEKPKSSERITAEEETELKQLLQQFICQCLEGDF; encoded by the exons ATGAGGTCACTAATCATCACCCTGTTCATTTTCACTGGATTTTTACGA GAAAGAGATATCAAAGAACATATTGAGACATCGGATTATGTGACTAAAGGATTCAACTACATCAAGCTCAGTTTGCCAGTTTGCCCAGTGTCTGTTGAAAAGGCCGGTTATGTAGAGGATGTAGAGTGCGGCAATACCCTGTTTGTACAGGAagagatcagaccagtccctcTGCTGATTCCTACAGACATAAGATGTGAT GGCTTGCGTTGTCCAATTCCTCCTATAGAGGGTCAGCTCACTAACCGAGAGCCAGAGCTGAGTAGCGCCATCATTCAG GAGTTCCAACTAATTGTGCCTTATATTGAGACCCTCATCAGCGATACTGAGAATGGCACTAGTGTGAAAGGAATCATTTTG GGCTTCTTGTTACCAGAAATCTTTGCCTTTCTACTGGAATTCTGTTATGGACACTGGTCCAGCAGAAAgaaggcagaaaaagaaaaagatgaggCCCCTtctgagagagagaaggaagggcCACAACGTCCTGCTCTAACCCATGATAACATGGAGGAAGAATTTGGAggcacaaagaaaaagaaaaaacagcgcCACTCTGAGACTCATGATCACCAAGGCTCAGAGAAACCAAAGAGCAGTGAAAGAATAACGGCAGAAGAGGAGACGGAATTAAAGCAGCTTTTGCAACAGTTCATCTGCCAATGCTTGGAAGGAGATTTCTAA
- the LOC121393517 gene encoding uncharacterized protein LOC121393517, with translation MGLLRGFYTMYSTMSQTSDPCTFLLQERDIKEHIETLNYVTEGFNYIKLSLPVCPVSVEKAGYVEDVECGNTLFVQEEIRPVPLLIPTDIRCDGLRCPIPPIEGQLTNREPELSSAIIQEFQLIVPYIETLISDTENGTSVKGIILGFLLPEIFAFLLEFCYGHWSSRKKAEKEKDEAPSEREKEGPQRPALTHDNMEEEFGGTKKKKKQRHSETHDHQGSEKPKSSERITAEEETELKQLLQQFICQCLEGDF, from the exons ATGGGTTTGCTGAGAGGTTTCTATACAATGTACAGCACCATGTCCCAAACATCTGATCCATGTACTTTTCTATTACAGGAAAGAGATATCAAAGAACATATTGAGACATTGAATTATGTGACTGAAGGATTCAACTACATCAAGCTCAGTTTGCCAGTTTGCCCAGTGTCTGTTGAAAAGGCCGGTTATGTAGAGGATGTAGAGTGCGGCAATACCCTGTTTGTACAGGAagagatcagaccagtccctcTGCTGATTCCTACAGACATAAGATGTGAT GGCTTGCGTTGTCCAATTCCTCCTATAGAGGGTCAGCTCACTAACCGAGAGCCAGAGCTGAGTAGCGCCATCATTCAG GAGTTCCAACTAATTGTGCCTTATATTGAGACCCTCATCAGCGATACTGAGAATGGCACTAGTGTGAAAGGAATCATTTTG GGCTTCTTGTTACCAGAAATCTTTGCCTTTCTACTGGAATTCTGTTATGGACACTGGTCCAGCAGAAAgaaggcagaaaaagaaaaagatgaggCCCCTtctgagagagagaaggaagggcCACAACGTCCTGCTCTAACCCATGATAACATGGAGGAAGAATTTGGAggcacaaagaaaaagaaaaaacagcgcCACTCTGAGACTCATGATCACCAAGGCTCAGAGAAACCAAAGAGCAGTGAAAGAATAACGGCAGAAGAGGAGACGGAATTAAAGCAGCTTTTGCAACAGTTCATCTGCCAATGCTTGGAAGGAGATTTCTAA